A stretch of the Balneolales bacterium ANBcel1 genome encodes the following:
- a CDS encoding FkbM family methyltransferase: MKLQLERAIALLNSKKPNTDKAIQALRPLLKKKKKSPWPVWHYMGVALISKREYGKAVPYLQEALNRGSDEPETWHLLSLAYLELGNLDEAVRCGREALKRRPDFFKAWLNLGSVYQAQARLDEALRCFQRANQLDPRSAGVAFRIASIYRDQGDITKALELYDIAARIDEEYFEAISEKARLLQKLQRFDEAREVLKGLIGKKSGDLDARITLAEIDRVEGAYAEAISRYEEILSEYPTFAAVRVNYALALQEIGRFNESERNYLRALADQPESVESFSNYLMGLHYNPERSRQEIFEQHLRWDEQFSPKVRPARPVPSDQNPDRKLRIGFLSGGFWRHPVGWMITSALENLPKEQFEIYCYTTNNLSDAITRRIHAVTDSWKSVLGYRDEVIADMIRDDGIDILVELSGHSADNRLRTVALEPAPVIVKWVGGLFNTTGLRAMDYLITDHHETPEGVEELYTEKLVRMPDDYICFLPPEYAPEVNELPSAGDGAVTFGCFNNPTKVNSVLLEQWAEIMKRVPGSRLLLKSKQYDTEIFTRRIVGQMESLGIEKDRLLFEGQSPHDELLGKYHEVDIALDPWPYSGGLSTCEALWMGVPVVTLPGPTFAGRHSATHLVNAGLPEMVTGSWEDYVEKAVALASDKEALAELRAGLRERVRLSALCDGGRFGAHLTAAFREMWKQRVAGWESGRDDWRDHITIEALEEAAVTETAKVAKTAKVAKSADALSNGHETHPQKKNGSVAEADASHGLENRNGHDRIDEHEGEGVGPDSGVNGFVKESAKEVWKIETKDEVTICTPADLNMLTPYVLLEQEQWYEPELQFVREYLKPGMNVVDVGAGFGVYALPMAKKVGPDGKVYAFEPGVMARRHLEMSKLENGLDQVEVIGRAVSETSGKAVLQTGKTPEESTIVADGQGDEVSLVTLDAWWEFEGRPEVDVIKLDINGLEAGVLAGAESLLRSASPVIILALNGDAPSRYKVLESLQNSGYAIYEYLNHLKLMIPHDLKAPANGYLQNLVALTQNKVEVLQAEGWIHDEQVKPNTPDEGLWKEHFSRYPWTSPLMEKWKENSLRTGNKEYYRAIGYICAAETVGVSGSERAALLLDAAGILIERYNKGYTGAELSLTLARVLNILGRRQQAVEVMKKLMQTSKMGENITVDLPLLFPVHDVSADRGSDDHLTWLRIKLIDSWLQLKMVSGYHIGQQDKKILDVLGDDKSNHENTARNYALLSRKGDLNGEADASGSFSADFTSRRNDWFWSMNKKVSGAGQVRKESKVLDVVEISAKDTRRTNGLAGNRLTHLHFVVPGVQGGAHGLHLKRAKQLANEVKSRGINTDVVSASDSNFFEKVVVQSNTPGHAFFAGVMGYDLWVHADMNVNGNVFDLLNSRVFGFIGDHPYTRFMWNRLSRSAKKTVFFTSCRSIADEYQALYPGKAQTEVLNNPPPMSPVIPEKDLKPISEREVDILVPWGIHKFLTQKVSLKAQLQELGQDAKKVGIETYRRSKNDYSSSVFTHFCESMRVSGYTSYEFSTPSTEDDFRWMSVLSLVDWYVRMERRFEMLGELSDVESARKIVVTAHPDAADMIPTLKKAGNIRWIGEVSMQKLDELYRSTKVVLNCDPGFPDKVHERVRNALVSGSCVLSDHNSELEKVFGNGSGILMTGQRSGELKELLSLDDKKLQSIASQGREVVLEKFTLENYAGQLVEKINRHIRG, encoded by the coding sequence ATGAAATTACAGCTCGAACGCGCAATAGCCCTGTTAAACAGCAAAAAACCGAATACGGACAAGGCCATCCAGGCTCTCAGGCCCTTGTTGAAGAAAAAGAAGAAGTCTCCCTGGCCGGTCTGGCACTACATGGGTGTAGCGCTTATCAGCAAGCGGGAATACGGAAAAGCAGTGCCTTATTTGCAGGAGGCACTGAATCGTGGCTCCGATGAACCGGAAACCTGGCATTTGCTCTCTCTGGCGTATCTGGAACTGGGCAACCTGGACGAGGCGGTCCGTTGCGGCCGCGAGGCGCTGAAGCGGCGGCCGGATTTCTTCAAGGCGTGGCTTAATCTGGGATCGGTTTACCAGGCTCAGGCCCGGCTGGATGAGGCGCTCAGGTGCTTTCAGCGAGCCAATCAGCTGGATCCGCGCAGTGCGGGGGTGGCTTTCAGAATCGCGTCGATCTACCGTGATCAGGGCGATATAACCAAGGCGCTGGAGCTGTACGATATTGCGGCCAGGATTGACGAGGAGTATTTCGAGGCGATCAGCGAGAAGGCGCGGCTGCTTCAGAAACTGCAGCGGTTTGACGAAGCGCGGGAGGTTCTCAAGGGACTAATCGGGAAAAAGTCGGGCGACCTGGATGCGCGCATCACCCTGGCCGAAATCGACCGGGTGGAAGGTGCCTATGCGGAAGCAATTTCCCGCTATGAGGAGATTTTGTCCGAGTACCCGACCTTTGCGGCAGTACGGGTAAACTATGCGCTGGCTTTGCAGGAGATCGGCCGCTTCAACGAATCCGAGCGGAATTACCTCCGGGCGCTTGCAGATCAGCCGGAGTCGGTAGAGTCGTTTTCCAACTACCTGATGGGGCTGCACTACAACCCCGAGCGGAGCCGGCAAGAAATTTTTGAGCAGCATTTGCGATGGGATGAGCAGTTTTCACCGAAAGTGCGTCCGGCCAGACCGGTGCCGTCTGATCAAAACCCCGACAGAAAGTTGCGGATCGGCTTTTTGTCGGGTGGTTTTTGGCGGCACCCGGTCGGCTGGATGATTACCTCGGCCCTGGAGAACCTGCCGAAGGAGCAGTTTGAAATCTATTGCTATACAACCAACAACCTGTCTGATGCCATCACCCGGAGAATCCACGCGGTGACGGACAGCTGGAAGTCGGTGTTGGGGTATCGGGATGAGGTGATCGCCGACATGATCCGCGACGACGGAATCGACATACTGGTGGAGCTCTCCGGTCATTCGGCAGATAACCGCCTGAGGACAGTGGCCCTTGAGCCGGCACCGGTCATCGTGAAATGGGTGGGCGGATTGTTCAATACCACCGGACTGCGGGCCATGGACTATCTGATCACCGACCACCATGAGACACCGGAAGGGGTAGAGGAACTTTATACCGAGAAGCTGGTGCGCATGCCGGACGACTACATCTGCTTTTTGCCACCGGAATATGCCCCTGAAGTCAATGAACTGCCGTCCGCGGGGGATGGTGCCGTAACGTTCGGCTGCTTTAACAATCCGACGAAAGTAAATTCGGTGCTGCTGGAGCAATGGGCGGAAATCATGAAGCGTGTTCCGGGCAGCCGGCTGCTGCTCAAGAGCAAGCAGTACGATACGGAAATTTTCACGCGGCGGATTGTCGGGCAGATGGAATCGCTCGGGATCGAGAAGGATCGCCTGCTGTTTGAGGGTCAGTCGCCGCATGACGAGCTGCTGGGGAAATACCATGAGGTGGACATCGCGCTGGATCCCTGGCCGTATTCGGGTGGATTGAGTACCTGCGAGGCTCTGTGGATGGGTGTGCCGGTGGTGACGCTGCCGGGACCGACTTTTGCGGGCCGCCATTCGGCGACACATCTGGTTAATGCGGGCTTGCCGGAGATGGTTACGGGCAGTTGGGAGGACTATGTGGAGAAGGCGGTGGCGCTGGCTTCGGATAAGGAGGCCCTTGCGGAGCTGAGGGCGGGACTGCGGGAGCGTGTGCGGTTGTCGGCGCTGTGTGATGGTGGGCGGTTTGGTGCGCACCTGACGGCGGCGTTTCGCGAGATGTGGAAGCAGCGTGTGGCAGGATGGGAGTCCGGTCGCGATGACTGGCGGGATCACATCACGATAGAGGCGCTGGAAGAAGCGGCAGTGACGGAGACGGCGAAAGTGGCGAAGACGGCGAAAGTGGCGAAGAGTGCCGACGCACTGTCAAACGGGCACGAGACCCATCCACAGAAAAAAAATGGAAGCGTGGCGGAAGCGGACGCGAGCCATGGGCTTGAAAACAGGAACGGTCACGATCGCATTGATGAACATGAAGGCGAAGGTGTTGGGCCGGATAGCGGTGTAAACGGCTTTGTGAAGGAATCCGCGAAGGAGGTCTGGAAAATTGAGACGAAAGACGAGGTGACCATTTGCACGCCGGCGGATCTGAATATGCTGACCCCGTATGTGCTGTTGGAGCAGGAGCAGTGGTATGAGCCGGAGCTCCAGTTTGTGCGGGAGTACCTCAAGCCGGGCATGAATGTGGTGGATGTGGGCGCCGGGTTCGGGGTGTACGCGTTGCCGATGGCGAAGAAAGTGGGTCCGGATGGGAAGGTGTATGCGTTTGAGCCGGGGGTAATGGCGCGCAGGCATTTGGAGATGAGCAAGCTGGAGAATGGGTTGGATCAGGTCGAGGTGATCGGCCGGGCGGTTTCGGAAACATCGGGCAAAGCTGTTTTGCAAACGGGCAAGACTCCGGAGGAGAGCACGATTGTCGCTGATGGGCAGGGTGACGAGGTGAGTCTTGTGACACTGGATGCCTGGTGGGAGTTTGAGGGGCGTCCGGAGGTGGATGTGATCAAACTGGATATCAATGGATTGGAAGCAGGAGTTCTGGCCGGGGCGGAAAGTTTACTACGGAGTGCCTCGCCTGTGATTATCCTCGCATTGAACGGCGATGCTCCGAGTCGTTATAAGGTTTTAGAGTCATTGCAGAATTCGGGATATGCGATTTATGAGTATCTGAATCATTTGAAACTGATGATTCCACACGATCTTAAGGCGCCGGCGAATGGTTATCTGCAAAATTTGGTGGCATTGACGCAAAACAAGGTGGAAGTATTGCAGGCGGAAGGGTGGATTCATGATGAGCAGGTCAAGCCGAATACTCCGGATGAGGGTTTGTGGAAAGAACATTTCAGCCGTTATCCGTGGACCTCGCCATTGATGGAAAAGTGGAAGGAGAATTCGTTACGAACGGGAAATAAAGAGTATTATCGGGCAATTGGCTATATCTGTGCGGCCGAGACAGTTGGGGTTTCAGGGTCGGAACGTGCAGCGCTTTTGCTTGATGCTGCCGGAATATTAATCGAGCGTTACAACAAGGGGTATACGGGTGCGGAACTTTCCCTTACTCTTGCCAGGGTCTTAAACATTCTTGGAAGGAGGCAGCAAGCGGTCGAGGTCATGAAGAAGCTGATGCAGACCAGTAAGATGGGCGAGAATATCACGGTAGACCTCCCATTACTGTTTCCTGTGCATGATGTTTCCGCTGATAGGGGCAGTGACGACCATTTGACCTGGCTGAGAATCAAGCTGATTGACTCTTGGCTGCAGCTCAAGATGGTTTCAGGTTATCACATTGGGCAACAGGATAAAAAGATACTTGATGTTCTGGGAGATGATAAATCCAACCATGAGAACACTGCCAGAAATTATGCCCTGTTGAGCAGAAAAGGGGACTTGAATGGAGAGGCCGATGCGTCCGGAAGTTTTTCAGCCGACTTCACATCACGGAGAAATGACTGGTTTTGGAGCATGAATAAAAAAGTATCAGGGGCTGGTCAGGTAAGAAAGGAATCCAAAGTCTTGGATGTCGTTGAAATAAGTGCGAAGGATACCCGCCGAACCAATGGTTTGGCGGGTAACCGCCTAACTCATTTGCATTTTGTAGTTCCGGGCGTTCAGGGAGGAGCTCATGGGCTCCATCTGAAAAGAGCAAAACAGCTTGCGAACGAGGTGAAATCAAGGGGTATAAATACCGATGTAGTATCGGCTTCAGATTCAAATTTCTTTGAAAAAGTAGTTGTACAGTCCAACACTCCCGGTCACGCTTTCTTTGCAGGGGTAATGGGCTATGACTTGTGGGTGCATGCCGATATGAATGTAAACGGTAATGTGTTTGATCTTTTGAATTCCAGGGTTTTTGGGTTTATCGGTGACCATCCCTACACCCGGTTCATGTGGAATCGTTTGAGCCGCAGTGCAAAGAAAACGGTGTTTTTCACTTCCTGCCGGTCGATTGCAGACGAGTATCAGGCGCTATATCCTGGGAAGGCCCAAACGGAGGTGTTGAATAATCCGCCTCCCATGAGCCCTGTTATACCAGAAAAAGATCTTAAACCGATTTCAGAACGGGAAGTTGATATTCTTGTGCCGTGGGGGATCCACAAGTTTCTGACTCAAAAAGTGAGTTTGAAAGCTCAGTTGCAAGAGCTTGGTCAGGATGCAAAGAAAGTGGGTATTGAGACCTACCGAAGATCAAAGAATGATTACTCCTCGTCGGTGTTTACTCATTTCTGTGAGTCGATGAGGGTGTCGGGATACACAAGCTACGAGTTTTCGACTCCGTCAACAGAGGATGATTTCCGGTGGATGAGTGTTTTGAGTCTGGTGGATTGGTATGTGAGGATGGAAAGAAGGTTTGAAATGCTTGGAGAACTATCAGATGTCGAATCTGCAAGGAAGATAGTAGTAACGGCCCATCCGGATGCTGCGGATATGATTCCAACCCTGAAAAAAGCAGGAAATATCCGCTGGATTGGAGAGGTCTCGATGCAAAAGCTGGATGAATTGTATCGCAGCACAAAGGTTGTGCTCAACTGTGACCCCGGGTTTCCTGACAAGGTACACGAAAGAGTGCGTAACGCTCTGGTCTCCGGGAGCTGTGTTCTTTCCGATCACAATTCCGAACTGGAAAAAGTCTTTGGGAATGGCAGTGGGATACTAATGACCGGGCAGAGGAGCGGTGAGCTTAAAGAGCTGTTGAGTCTGGACGACAAAAAATTACAAAGTATCGCAAGCCAGGGGCGTGAAGTGGTTCTTGAGAAGTTCACGCTTGAGAACTATGCCGGTCAGCTTGTGGAAAAAATAAATCGTCATATTCGGGGATAA
- the fliD gene encoding flagellar filament capping protein FliD, with protein MSSVGNIFQSTNPYEKFVQQLVELESQTKYKLQAQQGVHRERKDALGAVSSSISKFNSKLEELQDKDNNAFHPLKTSSSNEKAIRVNSASGIDRPSVYNIDVERLATRDVALAQVMSAEGTDLASYGSGSVTLTIGDQTETITLETQKDDGDGNMVDMTNHEILDAFASQITEHFGDHAQANVFQVNNDEVQFSIQSLNTGHENRIQFSDADGVLDTIINGSGDDQVLAMHHLVDQMELDARFTIDGVTFERADNLVDDAVTGLNFELLRTTTETEQMSVQRDTEKARSNVNSFVSAFNEMNKTIRDRTFIDAEGDRRGALQNMRGIRNLTLNLRQIGLQSMDGMEPGQVGRLADMGISFDKDGTMRVDDSEKLDEVLAERPGEVQAFFTSEESPINLMLEQAESFTKARTGIIASMEDGIDQQLSRLDNRIAAQDRHLEQYEQRQRAEFAKLQQIITQGEDQFNQVMMFQQRLGMF; from the coding sequence ATGAGCTCCGTAGGAAATATTTTCCAGTCAACCAATCCTTACGAAAAATTTGTCCAGCAGCTGGTCGAACTTGAAAGCCAGACCAAGTACAAATTGCAGGCTCAGCAGGGTGTGCACCGTGAGCGGAAAGATGCCCTGGGAGCCGTCAGCTCTTCCATCTCCAAATTCAACAGCAAACTGGAGGAACTGCAGGATAAAGACAACAACGCCTTCCATCCGCTGAAAACCTCTTCCTCCAACGAAAAAGCCATACGGGTGAATTCGGCCAGTGGTATTGACCGGCCATCGGTCTATAATATCGATGTGGAACGCCTGGCAACAAGGGATGTGGCCCTGGCCCAGGTTATGTCCGCCGAAGGAACCGACCTGGCATCCTACGGCAGCGGATCGGTAACCCTCACCATTGGCGACCAGACCGAGACCATCACCCTCGAAACTCAGAAGGACGACGGCGACGGTAATATGGTCGATATGACCAACCACGAAATTCTGGACGCCTTCGCCTCCCAAATTACCGAGCATTTCGGTGATCACGCCCAGGCGAACGTATTCCAGGTAAACAATGACGAAGTTCAGTTTTCCATCCAGAGTCTGAACACCGGCCACGAGAACCGGATTCAGTTCAGTGATGCCGACGGCGTCCTGGATACCATCATCAACGGCAGCGGAGACGACCAGGTACTTGCCATGCATCATCTGGTCGATCAAATGGAGCTGGATGCACGGTTTACGATCGACGGAGTGACGTTTGAACGGGCCGACAACCTGGTGGACGACGCCGTTACCGGTCTTAATTTCGAACTGCTGCGTACCACCACCGAAACCGAACAGATGTCCGTGCAGCGCGACACGGAGAAAGCACGCTCCAACGTCAACAGCTTTGTTTCCGCGTTTAATGAAATGAACAAAACCATCCGCGACCGGACCTTTATCGACGCGGAAGGTGACCGCAGGGGTGCTCTGCAGAATATGCGGGGTATCAGAAACCTGACTCTGAATCTCCGCCAGATCGGACTCCAGTCCATGGATGGCATGGAGCCCGGCCAGGTTGGCAGGCTTGCCGACATGGGGATCAGTTTTGACAAGGACGGCACCATGCGGGTAGACGACTCGGAAAAACTCGATGAGGTTCTTGCGGAGCGCCCCGGAGAAGTTCAGGCATTTTTTACCAGCGAGGAATCTCCCATCAACCTGATGCTGGAGCAAGCCGAATCCTTTACAAAAGCCCGTACCGGCATCATCGCCTCCATGGAAGACGGCATCGACCAGCAGCTCAGCCGGCTCGATAATCGTATCGCCGCACAGGACCGACACCTCGAGCAGTATGAGCAGCGGCAGCGGGCCGAGTTTGCCAAACTTCAGCAGATCATCACCCAGGGTGAAGATCAGTTCAACCAGGTAATGATGTTCCAGCAGCGTCTGGGCATGTTCTGA
- a CDS encoding flagellar protein FliS, with protein MRNPQLEYQRQSVLNASPIKLIVKLYDLAIQASYREDQQKLRDILSTLIKGLNFEHEPADQLFNLYRYCQDLARQHKYDEVREVLEPLREAWEETATQTTMQSANGTF; from the coding sequence ATGAGAAATCCACAACTTGAATATCAAAGACAGTCGGTACTCAATGCCTCACCAATCAAACTCATTGTGAAGTTATATGATCTGGCGATACAGGCATCGTACCGGGAGGATCAACAGAAGCTGAGGGACATCCTCTCTACCCTGATCAAGGGACTGAATTTTGAACATGAGCCTGCAGATCAGCTTTTCAACCTGTACCGATACTGTCAGGATCTGGCCCGGCAGCATAAATATGACGAAGTGCGCGAAGTCCTGGAACCCTTGCGGGAAGCCTGGGAAGAAACCGCCACCCAAACCACCATGCAAAGCGCCAACGGCACCTTTTGA
- a CDS encoding sigma-54 dependent transcriptional regulator produces the protein MQGRILVVDDDKLLLGFMEEHLSMNNYDVVAFNSPVEALSYLEKNRVDLVVSDVKMNEMTGDEVMNHINRNYPDTGVILITGFGSINHSVNAIRKGAFDYVTKPFTSREILYRVNRFFETAPEERRAEASTPAPSTGTTTGEPESGAAQSSKSTSGGQKKAGGGRGGRKAEIKMVGQHPHIRRLLSMLPQIARNNAPILIQGESGTGKEVYAHLIHHESDRASGPYLKINCANLPSELVESTLFGHMKGSFTGATSDRKGAFDEADGGTLLLDEITEIDINIQAKLLRVLQEKEFQRVGSQKPVKVDVRVIATTNRQMTEAIAENQFREDLYYRLNVFPITIPPLRERRDDIPMLAQFFIDRYTSQYDMGEKTLSKQLADYLMEQEWKGNVRELDNKIHRGVILSQKEPEISIEHVEDHLFSNVDEEIKSEVLADIPLIPIEEMELQMIKKALEKTRGNQKKAGQLLGISDRTIRNKLKNSGWTEEMDSD, from the coding sequence ATGCAAGGACGTATTTTAGTTGTCGATGACGACAAGCTTCTGCTGGGTTTCATGGAAGAGCATCTATCCATGAACAACTACGATGTCGTCGCGTTCAATTCTCCTGTGGAAGCACTCTCTTACCTGGAAAAGAACCGGGTCGATCTGGTCGTCAGCGATGTCAAAATGAATGAAATGACCGGAGATGAGGTAATGAATCACATCAACCGGAATTACCCGGACACCGGCGTGATTCTCATAACCGGCTTCGGCAGCATCAACCACTCTGTGAATGCCATCCGTAAAGGCGCTTTCGATTACGTGACCAAGCCGTTTACGTCACGCGAGATTCTGTACCGCGTAAACCGGTTTTTTGAAACCGCTCCGGAAGAGCGACGGGCGGAAGCGTCCACGCCGGCACCTTCTACCGGTACCACTACCGGGGAACCGGAATCTGGCGCAGCCCAGTCTTCGAAATCAACCTCCGGCGGACAGAAAAAAGCGGGAGGCGGAAGAGGCGGCCGCAAAGCCGAGATCAAAATGGTAGGGCAGCACCCGCACATCCGGAGGCTGCTCAGCATGTTGCCGCAAATTGCCCGGAACAACGCTCCCATCCTCATCCAGGGCGAAAGCGGAACCGGGAAAGAGGTCTACGCACACCTGATCCACCATGAAAGCGATCGCGCATCCGGCCCTTACCTGAAAATCAACTGCGCCAACCTGCCCTCCGAGCTGGTGGAAAGCACCCTGTTCGGGCATATGAAGGGCTCTTTTACCGGTGCGACCAGCGACCGCAAGGGAGCCTTTGACGAAGCCGACGGTGGCACGCTGCTGCTGGATGAGATCACCGAGATCGACATCAACATTCAGGCAAAGCTGTTGCGGGTTCTGCAGGAAAAAGAGTTCCAGCGCGTCGGCAGCCAGAAGCCGGTGAAGGTGGATGTCCGGGTTATCGCTACCACCAACCGTCAGATGACCGAGGCTATCGCCGAAAACCAGTTCCGCGAAGATCTCTACTACCGCCTGAACGTATTTCCCATCACCATCCCCCCGTTGCGCGAGCGGCGCGATGACATCCCCATGCTGGCCCAGTTCTTCATAGACCGCTATACCTCACAATACGATATGGGGGAAAAGACGCTTTCGAAACAACTGGCCGATTACCTGATGGAACAAGAGTGGAAAGGCAATGTGCGGGAACTTGACAATAAAATCCACCGGGGCGTAATCCTCTCCCAAAAAGAACCCGAAATCTCCATTGAACATGTGGAGGACCACCTCTTTTCGAATGTCGATGAGGAGATCAAAAGCGAGGTTCTGGCCGACATCCCGCTCATCCCCATTGAGGAGATGGAGCTTCAGATGATCAAAAAGGCGCTGGAGAAAACGCGCGGCAATCAGAAGAAGGCGGGGCAGCTGCTGGGTATTTCCGATCGTACCATCCGCAATAAACTGAAGAATAGCGGCTGGACCGAAGAGATGGACTCCGATTAG
- a CDS encoding WbqC family protein yields MTDFLRDNDIDYPASLAGGSSDLKEELGTDHNLPVETSRLAAMQPYFFPYLGYFQLANAVDQFVFLDDVSFIKRGWINRNRILVNGEGKYLTIPCFNPSQNRLINEIEHRLDGKGKRKLLLTIRHAYGKAPFFTEVMTLIEQVLDTDSPYIQNLAERSVEVCARYLGIECRFYRNSVTNGNSQLKAQERIIDICCKAGAQVYINPAGGKKLYNKSDFRDQGIDLRFIKPKPVEYNQFGDKHIPWLSIIDVLMFNGRRNSADLLEAYHLEQA; encoded by the coding sequence ATGACTGATTTCCTGAGAGATAATGATATAGATTATCCAGCTTCATTGGCCGGAGGAAGTTCCGATTTGAAGGAGGAGCTCGGGACAGATCACAATTTGCCAGTCGAAACAAGCCGACTAGCTGCCATGCAGCCATATTTTTTTCCTTATCTGGGTTATTTTCAGTTGGCAAATGCAGTCGATCAATTTGTTTTTCTCGATGATGTAAGCTTTATCAAGAGGGGATGGATCAACAGAAATAGAATTCTGGTCAATGGAGAGGGGAAATACCTCACTATTCCCTGTTTTAACCCATCACAAAACAGATTGATAAATGAAATTGAACATCGTTTGGATGGAAAAGGTAAAAGAAAGCTGCTGTTAACCATCCGTCATGCCTATGGCAAAGCCCCCTTTTTTACTGAAGTGATGACTTTAATTGAGCAAGTACTTGATACAGATTCACCGTACATCCAGAATCTGGCCGAGAGAAGTGTAGAGGTGTGTGCCCGGTATCTGGGCATTGAGTGCCGGTTTTACAGAAATTCCGTTACGAACGGCAATAGCCAACTGAAAGCACAAGAACGGATTATTGATATCTGCTGTAAAGCTGGGGCGCAAGTTTACATAAACCCTGCCGGAGGTAAAAAGCTTTATAATAAAAGTGATTTTAGAGACCAAGGCATTGATCTAAGGTTTATCAAACCTAAGCCGGTTGAATATAATCAGTTTGGAGATAAGCATATCCCGTGGTTATCCATTATTGATGTCCTGATGTTTAATGGTAGAAGAAATTCCGCGGACTTACTAGAGGCTTATCACCTGGAGCAGGCATAA
- the flgL gene encoding flagellar hook-associated protein FlgL codes for MRITQKIIFDDFIRDINKNRSQMAGIQSDLSSGKRVRLPSQDPTSFQRSRIIEEDIRKQEQYQKNISSGLRQGRLAQEALDETIDNMIDIKRILTQAATDTSSATVRESMAQEIAGIRDSMVATLNTSYGDRYLFAGTNSGVRPFQFDELEPGGVADHSNSSPLKVQAGDELFIEFSVTGTDLRESGAGDMFEIIDNIHQALLDNDTAALNGMMSDVDQMIDHSSIVTSRLGNNINRLEFMFEQYESTNIVMKSDVSNLVDTDFAKAFSDMQRTQISFEAAMAVHTQMIHNTLLDYL; via the coding sequence ATGCGTATCACACAGAAAATCATTTTTGATGACTTCATACGGGATATCAACAAGAACCGCAGCCAAATGGCCGGGATCCAGTCGGATCTCTCCAGCGGAAAGCGGGTAAGGCTGCCTTCGCAGGACCCCACCTCGTTTCAGCGCAGCCGCATTATCGAGGAGGACATCCGGAAGCAGGAGCAGTACCAGAAGAATATCAGCAGTGGATTGCGCCAGGGACGGCTCGCCCAGGAGGCGCTTGATGAAACCATCGACAACATGATCGACATCAAGCGGATTCTGACGCAGGCTGCCACCGATACCTCCAGTGCGACGGTTCGGGAGAGCATGGCGCAGGAGATTGCCGGTATTCGCGATTCGATGGTGGCGACGCTCAATACGTCATATGGCGACCGCTACCTGTTTGCTGGTACCAATTCCGGCGTCCGGCCATTTCAGTTTGACGAGCTCGAGCCCGGCGGCGTTGCGGACCACAGCAACAGCTCGCCGCTGAAAGTGCAGGCCGGCGATGAGCTGTTCATCGAGTTCAGCGTGACCGGCACCGACCTGCGGGAAAGTGGCGCGGGCGATATGTTTGAAATCATCGACAATATCCACCAGGCACTGCTGGATAACGATACTGCGGCGCTGAACGGCATGATGAGCGATGTCGATCAGATGATTGACCACAGCTCCATCGTCACGTCACGCCTGGGGAACAACATCAACCGCCTGGAATTCATGTTCGAACAGTATGAATCGACCAACATTGTAATGAAATCGGATGTGAGCAATTTGGTGGACACCGATTTTGCCAAGGCGTTTTCCGATATGCAGCGCACCCAGATCTCCTTTGAGGCGGCCATGGCCGTCCATACCCAAATGATCCACAACACCCTGCTCGACTATCTCTGA